From the genome of Rhizobium leguminosarum, one region includes:
- a CDS encoding multicopper oxidase family protein — MLISINPGKSFTYFYDLPDEHPAGTFWYHSHRHGSTALQVSSGMAGALVVRGNRPPTQTANGDLDTLLKEADGQPMQEQLLVFQQIQYACFDTDGKIKTRVVDGKVVAWICDPGDTGEIRNYDQFGPPTWGQSGRYTTINGLVQPRFESKVGQVERWRMIHGGVRETLTVAFRPRRTGAPVYKATTAEAAADYIRQNCVGEPIPYHLVAADGLTTATARSTVNATLQPGYRFDALVMFPTAGDYCVVNEPLPGTASVTRADQERQLLATVSVAAGSPVSNIDSALTDALVAAAERTMPTDVRAAVVADLKDGLKLTRFVPHPDVSDDEITGTQELVFFIDLNGDVAKFEVGNKSFDPKNFDPTTFKPRSYDPNYVDRALPLGGVEEWTLQSAFVGHPFHIHVNPFQIVEILDPNGIDVSAPGAVDKGGGIIDPQYPGLKGVWKDTLWVKSLITNPADFPAKLASSTYKIKIRTRYERFIGQYVLHCHILDHEDQGMMQNICIELPDGGGANCVRLLRPADGQQSTATHH, encoded by the coding sequence GTGCTGATCTCGATCAATCCCGGCAAGAGCTTCACCTATTTCTACGACTTGCCGGATGAGCATCCCGCGGGCACATTCTGGTATCATTCGCATCGGCATGGATCGACCGCGCTTCAGGTGTCCAGCGGCATGGCTGGTGCATTGGTCGTGCGTGGCAATCGGCCGCCGACGCAGACTGCCAATGGCGATCTCGATACTTTGCTGAAAGAGGCCGACGGCCAGCCGATGCAGGAGCAGCTGCTGGTGTTTCAGCAGATCCAGTATGCCTGCTTCGATACGGACGGGAAGATCAAGACGAGAGTCGTCGATGGGAAGGTCGTCGCCTGGATTTGCGATCCGGGTGACACAGGCGAGATTCGCAATTACGACCAGTTCGGTCCCCCGACATGGGGGCAGTCTGGGCGCTATACGACCATCAACGGGCTAGTTCAGCCTCGTTTTGAGTCAAAGGTGGGTCAAGTCGAGCGCTGGCGGATGATCCATGGCGGTGTGCGCGAGACGCTTACCGTCGCCTTTCGCCCACGCCGGACGGGCGCTCCAGTATATAAGGCGACCACGGCCGAAGCAGCAGCCGATTATATAAGGCAGAACTGCGTCGGAGAGCCAATCCCTTACCATCTTGTGGCGGCGGACGGGCTCACCACCGCCACGGCCCGGTCGACCGTCAATGCGACGCTGCAGCCGGGCTATCGTTTCGATGCGCTTGTGATGTTCCCGACGGCCGGTGACTACTGCGTCGTCAACGAGCCGCTTCCCGGCACAGCAAGCGTTACGCGCGCGGATCAAGAACGCCAACTGCTCGCCACCGTGTCGGTCGCGGCCGGGTCTCCGGTCAGCAATATTGACTCGGCTTTGACTGACGCACTCGTGGCGGCCGCGGAGCGGACGATGCCCACGGATGTCAGGGCCGCGGTCGTTGCCGATCTCAAAGACGGCCTCAAACTGACCCGGTTCGTACCTCATCCGGATGTTAGCGACGACGAAATCACCGGAACGCAGGAACTGGTCTTTTTCATCGATCTCAATGGTGACGTTGCGAAGTTCGAGGTGGGCAACAAATCGTTCGATCCGAAGAACTTCGATCCTACAACATTCAAGCCGCGCTCATACGACCCCAACTATGTCGACCGTGCTCTGCCACTGGGTGGTGTCGAAGAGTGGACCTTGCAATCGGCATTCGTCGGCCATCCGTTTCACATTCACGTCAACCCTTTCCAGATCGTGGAGATCCTCGATCCGAACGGCATCGACGTCAGCGCCCCGGGAGCCGTTGACAAAGGCGGCGGTATTATCGACCCGCAATATCCCGGCTTGAAGGGTGTCTGGAAGGACACCCTCTGGGTCAAGAGCCTCATCACCAATCCGGCTGACTTCCCGGCTAAGCTCGCCTCATCGACATACAAGATCAAGATTCGCACCAGATATGAGCGCTTCATCGGCCAATATGTCCTGCATTGCCATATCCTCGACCATGAAGATCAGGGGATGATGCAAAATATCTGTATCGAATTGCCTGATGGCGGCGGGGCGAATTGCGTACGGCTGCTGCGGCCGGCCGACGGTCAGCAATCAACGGCTACACATCACTGA
- a CDS encoding tyrosinase family protein: MSITRRSVIVQGGVIGAGVLASGLPGIKAFAQISPLPWRRSLQGLAWNDPIVATYRDAVRILKAMPASEKFNWVKLSEIHGSPSGFKYCPHGNWYFLPWHRAFTAMYERIVRQVTKNNDFAMPFWDWTANPYLPDIFTMQKTPDHKENPLYVATRTWRPTQPMPNNIVGQGVLNSILASTPYEIFGTSRPRGQNSLDPSWITGGGGTQGILEATPHNQVHNNIGGYMPTASSPRDPIFFMHHANIDRIWATWNLRNSNSADPLWTNMPFNENFYNVDGSFWSPKVSDLYIPEELGYTYGFRNYFKVATASAKTLALDNKLSSVIAETTSDAAVAGLTTAFVENSKAATRNAPLSLPVKIPAGALQGIFSQPPLPSGMETMDFGAAREQAASAPRVLAFLRDVEITDPKTTSVRVFLGKHDLKADTPVTDPHYVGSFAVLDHSGDHHGAHGHRPPPSFVLDLTDAIQRVYGGGHADGEDINLQLVPVGAGAGKPGSAKPARLEIAIVSA, from the coding sequence ATGAGCATCACACGTAGATCTGTCATCGTCCAGGGCGGGGTTATCGGCGCTGGAGTGCTGGCCAGCGGATTGCCGGGAATAAAGGCGTTTGCGCAGATATCGCCACTCCCTTGGCGACGCTCCCTTCAAGGATTGGCCTGGAACGATCCGATTGTCGCAACCTATCGCGATGCGGTGCGTATCCTCAAGGCCATGCCCGCCAGCGAGAAATTCAACTGGGTCAAGCTCTCGGAAATTCATGGCAGCCCGAGCGGTTTCAAATATTGCCCACACGGCAACTGGTATTTCCTGCCATGGCATAGGGCGTTTACGGCGATGTACGAGCGCATCGTCCGGCAGGTGACCAAGAACAATGATTTCGCTATGCCCTTCTGGGATTGGACCGCAAATCCTTACTTGCCTGATATTTTCACGATGCAAAAAACACCTGATCACAAGGAGAACCCTCTTTATGTGGCAACCCGCACCTGGCGGCCCACCCAGCCGATGCCGAACAACATCGTAGGGCAAGGAGTACTCAACAGCATATTGGCGTCAACGCCATACGAAATCTTCGGCACCAGCCGTCCCCGCGGTCAGAATTCGCTCGATCCATCATGGATCACCGGCGGTGGCGGCACGCAAGGCATATTGGAGGCTACTCCGCACAATCAGGTGCACAACAATATCGGCGGGTATATGCCCACCGCGTCGTCTCCGCGCGATCCGATATTTTTCATGCATCACGCCAATATCGACCGCATCTGGGCGACGTGGAATCTCCGCAATTCCAACAGCGCCGACCCGCTCTGGACCAACATGCCGTTCAACGAGAACTTCTACAATGTCGACGGCAGTTTCTGGTCCCCCAAGGTCTCCGATCTCTATATTCCGGAAGAGCTCGGATACACCTATGGCTTCAGGAATTACTTCAAGGTTGCGACCGCGAGCGCCAAGACACTTGCTCTCGATAACAAGCTTTCATCCGTCATCGCAGAAACGACGTCTGATGCCGCTGTTGCGGGGTTGACGACTGCCTTTGTAGAAAACAGCAAGGCAGCAACGCGAAATGCACCGCTTTCCTTGCCGGTCAAGATCCCCGCCGGTGCATTGCAGGGCATCTTCAGTCAACCTCCCTTGCCCTCCGGCATGGAGACGATGGACTTTGGCGCCGCGCGGGAGCAGGCGGCTTCCGCTCCACGCGTCTTGGCGTTCCTGCGCGATGTCGAAATTACCGATCCCAAGACAACGAGCGTTCGTGTCTTCCTCGGCAAGCATGATCTCAAGGCGGATACACCCGTTACCGATCCCCACTATGTCGGCTCCTTCGCCGTCCTCGACCACAGTGGCGATCATCACGGCGCCCATGGTCATCGACCGCCGCCATCCTTCGTCCTTGATCTCACGGACGCGATCCAGCGGGTTTATGGCGGCGGGCATGCGGACGGCGAAGATATCAATCTGCAGTTGGTTCCGGTCGGAGCGGGAGCGGGCAAGCCAGGCTCTGCGAAACCAGCAAGGCTAGAAATAGCCATAGTATCCGCCTAG
- a CDS encoding IS5 family transposase: MPYKHNADRRHHVGKMKFRVTNWRDYEAGLRRRGSLTLWVTPEALAGWRSPRRKTRGGQAQYSDLAIETALTLGCVFAMRLRQTEGLLHSLLDLMGLKVPVPDHTTLSRRTQKWEPSARRNPPLPDGPLHVLVDSTGLKVYGAGQWLEQKHGARSRRTWRKLHLAVDAKSGAIIAHGLTDQKTDDPSQVAPLLDQIDGEIDQFTADGAYDGKPTYRSILQHSATANIVIPPRSTAVESGDTGPPGQRDKHIAAIASDGRLKWQAAAGYGKRALIETAIGRYKRLIGLRLRARSFPAQQTEVAIGCIVLNRMLACGGPESIRRQVTQA; the protein is encoded by the coding sequence ATGCCGTACAAACACAACGCCGATCGTCGTCATCACGTCGGAAAGATGAAATTCAGGGTGACGAATTGGCGTGACTACGAAGCAGGTCTGCGCCGGCGTGGTAGCCTGACCTTATGGGTAACGCCGGAGGCACTGGCAGGATGGCGCTCTCCGCGACGCAAGACCCGCGGCGGCCAAGCCCAGTATTCCGATCTCGCCATTGAGACTGCGCTGACGCTGGGTTGCGTCTTCGCAATGCGGCTGCGCCAGACCGAGGGATTGCTCCACTCGCTGCTGGATCTCATGGGGCTGAAAGTCCCAGTTCCAGATCATACGACGCTGAGCCGTCGGACACAGAAGTGGGAGCCATCAGCCCGACGAAACCCGCCGCTGCCGGACGGCCCGCTGCATGTGCTTGTCGATAGCACGGGATTGAAAGTCTACGGCGCCGGGCAGTGGCTGGAGCAAAAACATGGCGCCAGATCACGTCGCACCTGGCGCAAGCTGCATCTGGCAGTGGATGCCAAAAGTGGCGCGATCATTGCCCATGGGCTGACAGACCAGAAAACGGATGATCCTTCCCAGGTGGCACCGCTGCTCGATCAGATCGACGGCGAGATCGACCAGTTCACGGCCGACGGAGCCTATGACGGCAAACCAACCTATCGGTCTATCCTGCAGCACAGCGCAACCGCGAACATCGTCATTCCACCGCGTTCCACGGCGGTGGAAAGCGGTGATACCGGACCGCCTGGTCAAAGGGACAAGCACATTGCCGCAATCGCAAGCGACGGTCGGCTGAAATGGCAGGCAGCCGCCGGCTACGGCAAGCGTGCGCTGATCGAAACCGCCATCGGACGATACAAGAGGCTGATCGGATTGCGCCTGCGGGCCCGCTCCTTTCCGGCTCAACAGACCGAGGTTGCCATCGGTTGCATCGTTCTCAACCGCATGCTGGCATGTGGAGGCCCGGAGTCTATCCGGCGTCAAGTCACGCAGGCATAA
- the traG gene encoding Ti-type conjugative transfer system protein TraG yields MLDAALIKECADPSLKPAIVEQFVMAAGSDDPLAVTVKSGGRLILVPKARTADEAMAIVRQYAGQAVVRVGLTQFPAGVGVKEATDLKPDLVDPCQNLRRGTAMFAKVLRIVAKWYGNPTSKDVFPQIFEDAIYAWKTGEFEGVSVFQAKDPGGAPANQKEPRADKSEAEAAKLFPDAGGIVIGERYRVDKDNVGSQAFRADSAETWGAGGKSPLLCFDGSFGSSHGIVFAGSGGFKTTSVTIPTALKWGSTLIVLDPSNEVAPMVSAHRGGAGRDVFVLDPRKPELGFNVLDWIGRFGGTKEEDIASVASWIMSDSGGERGVRDDFFRASALQLLTALIADVCLSGHTDEKDQTLRQVRMNLSEPEPTLRKRLQDIYDNSGSDFVKENVAAFVNMTPETFSGVYANAVKETHWLSYPNYAALVSGKKFSTSEIAAGNTDVFINIDLKTLETHAGLARVIIGSFLNAIYNRDGQIKGRALFLLDEVARLGYMRIIETARDAGRKYGITLTMIYQSIGQMRETYGGRDAASKWFESASWISFAAINDPETAAYISRRCGMTTVEIDQVSRSFQSKGSSRTRSKQLAARPLIQPHEVLRMRADEQIVFTAGNAPLRCGRAIWFRRDDMRACAGKNRFHQTASHEAES; encoded by the coding sequence ATGCTCGACGCCGCCCTGATAAAAGAATGCGCAGACCCTTCCCTCAAGCCCGCAATCGTGGAGCAGTTCGTGATGGCAGCGGGCTCGGATGATCCCCTCGCCGTTACGGTCAAATCGGGCGGCCGATTGATACTCGTTCCGAAAGCCAGAACGGCGGACGAGGCAATGGCGATCGTGCGGCAATATGCTGGTCAGGCCGTCGTCCGCGTCGGCCTCACGCAGTTTCCCGCAGGCGTAGGAGTCAAGGAAGCGACCGATTTGAAGCCCGATCTGGTCGACCCCTGCCAGAACCTTCGCAGAGGCACGGCGATGTTCGCCAAGGTCCTCAGGATCGTTGCGAAATGGTATGGCAACCCCACGAGCAAAGACGTCTTCCCGCAGATTTTCGAGGATGCGATTTACGCATGGAAGACTGGTGAGTTCGAGGGCGTGAGCGTGTTTCAGGCGAAGGATCCGGGCGGGGCACCAGCCAACCAAAAGGAACCGCGCGCCGATAAATCGGAGGCGGAAGCGGCGAAGCTGTTTCCCGATGCTGGTGGCATCGTCATCGGCGAGCGCTATCGGGTCGACAAAGACAATGTCGGGAGCCAAGCGTTTCGCGCCGACAGCGCCGAGACCTGGGGCGCCGGTGGCAAGTCGCCGTTGCTGTGCTTCGATGGCTCGTTCGGCTCGTCGCACGGGATTGTCTTTGCCGGTTCCGGCGGCTTCAAGACGACGTCGGTGACGATCCCGACGGCACTCAAATGGGGCAGCACGCTGATCGTGCTCGATCCATCGAACGAGGTCGCACCCATGGTCTCCGCACATCGCGGCGGAGCGGGGAGAGACGTGTTCGTCCTCGATCCAAGGAAGCCGGAGCTCGGCTTCAACGTGCTCGACTGGATCGGACGTTTCGGCGGAACGAAGGAGGAGGATATCGCCTCGGTCGCATCATGGATCATGAGCGATAGCGGCGGCGAGCGCGGTGTCCGTGACGACTTCTTTCGAGCGTCAGCACTGCAGTTGCTGACGGCGCTCATTGCCGATGTCTGCTTATCCGGTCACACGGACGAGAAGGATCAAACGCTTCGGCAGGTCCGCATGAATCTTTCGGAGCCGGAGCCGACATTGCGCAAACGGCTGCAGGACATCTACGACAATTCGGGCTCGGATTTCGTCAAGGAGAACGTCGCTGCCTTCGTCAACATGACGCCGGAAACCTTCTCCGGCGTCTATGCCAATGCGGTCAAGGAAACGCACTGGCTTTCCTATCCGAATTATGCCGCCCTCGTGTCTGGAAAGAAATTCTCGACCAGCGAAATCGCCGCGGGAAACACCGACGTCTTCATCAACATCGACCTCAAGACACTGGAGACCCATGCGGGTCTTGCGCGCGTCATCATCGGCTCGTTTCTCAACGCGATCTACAATCGCGACGGACAGATCAAAGGACGCGCGCTGTTTCTACTCGATGAGGTCGCGCGCCTCGGCTACATGCGGATCATCGAGACCGCGCGCGACGCCGGCCGCAAATACGGCATCACGCTCACAATGATCTATCAGTCGATCGGCCAGATGCGCGAGACCTATGGCGGCCGCGACGCGGCAAGTAAGTGGTTCGAGAGTGCCAGCTGGATTTCGTTTGCCGCGATCAACGATCCCGAAACCGCGGCCTACATCTCCCGACGCTGCGGCATGACAACGGTCGAGATCGACCAAGTGAGCCGCAGCTTCCAATCAAAGGGATCGTCGCGAACACGCTCGAAGCAGCTTGCGGCTCGACCACTCATCCAGCCTCATGAAGTCCTGCGCATGCGCGCCGACGAACAGATCGTCTTCACGGCCGGCAACGCACCGCTCCGCTGCGGCCGCGCCATCTGGTTCAGGCGCGACGATATGAGAGCCTGCGCCGGAAAAAACCGATTCCATCAGACTGCGAGCCACGAGGCGGAAAGCTAG
- a CDS encoding SdpI family protein → MVMIGLALFAVAPLLAAIFVPNALAQHSDVEGAIILTVLALIILGLMERWLNSTTGTAVFQALGWRCRLLQLSIVALLATAASMLLFIGPTLRFWNYGVLTAELGLLLLAGGLASMVAPRNSVIGFRTRRTLASDEIWRAENSVWGRRLALASLLVFLAALTGSWGVMLAVGVAMMIGIAFLVDDWRKGRQR, encoded by the coding sequence ATGGTGATGATCGGTCTCGCGCTTTTTGCTGTAGCGCCGCTGCTTGCTGCAATCTTCGTACCCAACGCGCTCGCTCAGCACTCCGACGTGGAAGGGGCGATCATTTTGACCGTCCTTGCCCTCATCATTCTCGGCCTGATGGAGCGTTGGCTGAACAGCACGACTGGCACAGCTGTTTTTCAGGCGCTGGGGTGGCGTTGTCGGCTGCTCCAGCTCTCGATTGTGGCATTGCTCGCCACCGCCGCCAGCATGCTCCTGTTTATAGGCCCGACTCTACGATTCTGGAATTACGGGGTTCTCACAGCCGAGCTCGGATTGCTGTTGCTGGCTGGTGGACTCGCATCGATGGTCGCGCCTCGCAATAGCGTGATCGGCTTCCGCACGCGCCGCACGCTAGCAAGCGACGAGATATGGCGAGCCGAAAACAGCGTCTGGGGGCGTCGTTTGGCCCTAGCTTCGTTGCTGGTCTTCCTTGCAGCGCTTACCGGATCTTGGGGTGTGATGCTGGCGGTGGGCGTCGCGATGATGATCGGAATCGCGTTCCTGGTGGATGATTGGCGCAAGGGCCGGCAGCGGTAG
- a CDS encoding DUF5969 family protein: MPDEEKLWSSLSVITAKLHDDADFEAAFTKDPVAAITAAGLDAEVPATTISEKVKLSSLLGNMSDIERRATLEAVLGSRFDSGRVAAVTPIANVNAGANANAGANANALANANANANANANTNGFAAAGLRGDLIHVELGQKFRTSDFGTQLTKMKLSPARQGALIKSVFSDTNAITKRAASGKGELVTAVGSFRGVVFEVEALVQAGEIAVQGAKVVQ; the protein is encoded by the coding sequence ATGCCCGACGAAGAAAAACTATGGTCGTCGCTGAGCGTAATTACCGCGAAGCTTCATGACGATGCCGACTTCGAAGCCGCCTTCACAAAAGATCCGGTGGCGGCGATCACCGCGGCCGGTCTCGATGCAGAGGTGCCGGCGACGACGATCAGCGAGAAGGTAAAGCTGTCCTCATTGCTGGGAAATATGAGCGATATTGAACGGCGTGCTACTCTTGAGGCAGTGCTCGGTAGCCGCTTTGACTCTGGCCGCGTTGCGGCAGTTACCCCGATCGCGAACGTCAATGCCGGTGCGAATGCCAATGCCGGCGCGAATGCCAACGCGCTTGCAAACGCGAATGCTAACGCGAATGCCAACGCTAACACCAACGGTTTCGCAGCCGCTGGCTTGCGAGGCGACCTCATCCATGTTGAACTCGGGCAAAAATTCCGCACTTCGGATTTCGGAACGCAGCTGACGAAAATGAAGTTGAGCCCCGCGCGTCAGGGTGCATTAATCAAGTCAGTATTCAGCGACACCAACGCGATCACAAAGCGGGCTGCTTCCGGGAAGGGCGAACTTGTCACAGCCGTAGGTTCGTTCCGCGGCGTCGTCTTCGAAGTCGAAGCACTAGTTCAAGCCGGCGAGATCGCAGTGCAGGGGGCTAAGGTCGTTCAGTAG
- a CDS encoding RiPP maturation radical SAM C-methyltransferase: MKAQRCVPASSRVLLVHMPMADPIMPNLGIEILASRLRADGLACDTFYGSLLLPPVCSNELLHGMAGYMMFSPFYFNLDIDRFVGEGAAIIARTGSGPYQATLQSVAEELHAGIAAAEFCLERSLEKIPVGTYDVVGFSVIFDTQKIPSLALARALKEREPSLKFIFGGTGCDGEMASAILEHFPEPDAVVRGDAEHTIVATIRALRDGTMDVHNFPANVELRDNGRREPRADGKVASLRDRTVPEYESFIAQRFASPYRERQFTLLFEASRGCWWGDKHHCRFCGIRTVREGYREREPDAVFDEILALHRAHRPHLLYATDAILSYEHIRSLLPKLARHRRTSGEDIKLFFEIKSTVGRREAALLAAANVVAVQPGIESFSTAMLRNADKGATGIRQIAALKWLCAFSIDTIYGLLVGSPGETSDDVRAMIDVIGALHHLQPPLGVNPLALHRFSPYWDAPGRWGISNIRPYDLQRLAFQVPDAALSRICYELNYDSEQRLDPLLTNCLVPAFDGALFSLEWREALWARFYTGAPQRQRQSVEQYKIVKRA, from the coding sequence ATGAAAGCTCAGCGCTGTGTGCCGGCAAGCTCACGGGTGCTACTCGTGCACATGCCGATGGCTGACCCGATTATGCCCAATCTCGGGATCGAAATCTTAGCCTCGCGGCTGCGGGCAGACGGACTTGCCTGCGACACGTTCTATGGCTCGTTGCTGTTGCCGCCGGTTTGCTCAAACGAGCTGCTGCACGGCATGGCCGGCTATATGATGTTCTCCCCCTTCTATTTCAATCTCGACATCGACCGCTTCGTGGGAGAAGGGGCCGCCATAATCGCCAGGACCGGTTCTGGCCCCTATCAGGCCACGTTGCAGAGTGTTGCCGAGGAACTCCATGCAGGGATTGCTGCGGCCGAGTTTTGTCTGGAGCGCTCCCTTGAGAAGATACCGGTAGGGACCTACGATGTCGTCGGGTTCTCTGTTATCTTCGACACACAAAAGATTCCCTCTCTCGCTCTCGCTCGGGCGCTCAAAGAGCGCGAGCCCAGCCTGAAGTTCATCTTCGGCGGAACGGGCTGCGATGGGGAGATGGCATCCGCCATACTAGAGCATTTTCCTGAACCTGACGCGGTCGTCCGCGGAGATGCTGAACACACAATAGTCGCGACGATCCGCGCCCTACGTGATGGCACGATGGACGTTCACAACTTCCCTGCCAATGTCGAGCTGCGCGACAATGGCAGGCGTGAGCCCAGGGCCGACGGGAAGGTCGCTTCGCTACGAGACCGCACCGTGCCCGAATACGAAAGCTTCATTGCGCAACGTTTCGCATCGCCTTATCGAGAGAGGCAGTTTACTCTTCTCTTCGAGGCGTCGCGCGGATGCTGGTGGGGCGACAAGCATCATTGCCGCTTCTGCGGCATTCGAACCGTCCGTGAAGGCTATCGGGAACGGGAACCCGATGCAGTGTTCGATGAAATTCTGGCGCTCCATCGGGCCCATCGCCCTCACTTGCTGTACGCGACTGACGCCATACTGAGCTACGAGCATATCCGCTCGCTGCTTCCGAAGCTTGCGCGCCATCGCCGGACGAGCGGTGAGGACATTAAGCTATTCTTCGAGATTAAGTCGACTGTCGGACGGCGCGAAGCCGCGCTCCTGGCGGCCGCCAATGTCGTCGCCGTCCAGCCAGGTATTGAATCATTTAGCACGGCGATGCTACGCAACGCTGACAAGGGGGCGACAGGCATCCGGCAGATCGCAGCGCTCAAATGGCTCTGTGCCTTTAGTATTGACACGATCTATGGCCTGCTCGTCGGCTCACCAGGCGAGACGTCGGATGACGTCCGGGCCATGATTGACGTAATCGGCGCGCTGCATCATCTGCAGCCTCCGTTGGGCGTCAATCCACTGGCGCTCCATCGCTTCAGTCCGTACTGGGACGCTCCAGGACGTTGGGGGATCAGCAACATTCGTCCCTACGACTTGCAGAGGTTGGCGTTCCAGGTACCCGATGCTGCACTTAGTCGGATCTGTTACGAGCTGAACTACGACTCCGAACAGCGCCTCGACCCTCTGCTCACTAACTGTTTAGTCCCGGCATTTGATGGTGCATTATTTTCCTTAGAATGGAGGGAGGCACTATGGGCCAGGTTCTACACGGGAGCGCCACAACGACAGAGGCAATCCGTCGAGCAATACAAAATAGTGAAGAGAGCCTGA
- a CDS encoding IS481 family transposase yields the protein MGQVLHGSATTTEAIRRAIQNSEESLRALSKRYGVNQKTIAKWKRRTSLADLPTGPKDPHSTILSLEEEAVIVAFRRHTLLPLDDCLYALQPTIPHLTRSSLHRCLQRHGISRLPEVKGDKEPKKKFKSYPIGYFHVDIAEVQTAEGKLYLFVAIDRTSKFAFAELYAKAGKMNAAQFLRNLIAAVPYTIHTILTDNGIQFTNRACDQNAFQHIFDRVCEEYEIEHRLTKVKHPWTNGQVERMNRTIKEATVKRFHYDDHAQLKKHLADFIDAYNFGRRLKTLKGLTPYEFICKRWTSEPDRFIIDPIHQMPGLNN from the coding sequence ATGGGCCAGGTTCTACACGGGAGCGCCACAACGACAGAGGCAATCCGTCGAGCAATACAAAATAGTGAAGAGAGCCTGAGAGCGCTTTCAAAGCGGTATGGGGTCAATCAGAAGACAATAGCCAAATGGAAGAGACGGACATCATTGGCCGATCTTCCGACAGGCCCGAAGGACCCGCATTCGACAATCCTCTCCCTTGAAGAAGAAGCCGTCATCGTCGCCTTTCGCAGGCATACATTGCTGCCTCTTGATGACTGCCTCTATGCCCTTCAACCGACGATCCCGCATCTGACACGTTCGTCCCTGCACAGGTGTCTGCAGCGCCACGGCATTTCACGCCTGCCGGAAGTGAAAGGCGACAAAGAACCGAAGAAAAAGTTCAAAAGCTACCCGATCGGCTACTTCCACGTCGATATTGCCGAGGTGCAGACGGCTGAGGGCAAGCTCTATCTCTTCGTGGCGATTGATCGCACGTCCAAGTTCGCCTTCGCTGAGCTCTATGCCAAAGCTGGCAAGATGAATGCCGCCCAGTTCCTGCGCAACCTGATCGCGGCGGTGCCCTACACCATCCATACTATCCTGACCGATAATGGCATCCAGTTCACCAACCGGGCCTGTGACCAAAATGCCTTCCAGCACATCTTCGACCGAGTCTGTGAGGAATACGAGATCGAGCATCGCCTGACAAAGGTTAAGCACCCATGGACCAATGGGCAGGTCGAGCGGATGAACCGGACGATCAAGGAAGCGACTGTCAAGCGCTTCCACTACGACGATCACGCACAACTGAAAAAGCATCTCGCCGACTTCATCGACGCCTACAATTTTGGGCGCAGGCTCAAGACACTAAAGGGCCTCACCCCCTACGAGTTCATCTGCAAAAGGTGGACTTCCGAGCCAGATCGATTCATCATCGATCCTATCCATCAAATGCCGGGACTAAACAACTAA